In a single window of the Pseudodesulfovibrio profundus genome:
- a CDS encoding amino acid ABC transporter permease produces the protein MQGLGVTLQITAISMVFMLLFGLTTALLRMSNSWVGQGLARFYMELIRNSPLLIQLFFIYFVIAPIMDMSGFWAAVLALSLFEGAYASEIFRAGITSIDKGQWEAAKSLGMPPLEMYRHIILPQAIRRVLPPLTSQAISLIKDSALVSTVAILDLTQRGRMIDAETFLTFEIWFTVAAIYLVITTTLSGLVNFMERRTKSISL, from the coding sequence ATGCAAGGACTCGGTGTCACCCTGCAGATAACCGCCATATCAATGGTTTTCATGCTGCTGTTTGGTCTGACCACGGCCCTTCTGCGCATGTCCAATTCCTGGGTGGGACAAGGTCTCGCTCGGTTTTACATGGAGTTGATCCGCAATTCGCCACTCCTTATTCAGCTCTTTTTCATCTATTTTGTTATAGCCCCTATCATGGATATGTCCGGTTTTTGGGCAGCAGTCCTTGCGCTCTCGCTTTTTGAGGGGGCATATGCTTCGGAAATTTTCCGCGCTGGAATCACATCCATAGACAAAGGCCAGTGGGAAGCGGCCAAGAGTCTCGGCATGCCCCCGCTGGAGATGTATCGACATATTATCCTGCCACAGGCAATCAGACGGGTACTTCCTCCACTGACAAGTCAGGCAATATCTTTAATCAAAGATTCTGCGCTTGTATCTACGGTGGCTATCCTTGATCTGACACAGCGAGGCAGGATGATCGATGCGGAAACATTCTTAACTTTTGAAATATGGTTTACGGTTGCCGCCATATATCTGGTCATAACCACGACACTGTCTGGCCTGGTCAATTTTATGGAGCGGCGCACCAAAAGCATTTCGCTTTAA
- a CDS encoding transporter substrate-binding domain-containing protein: MKSIRLTFLFFILCIFAFSFSVTTAQASESNQSQLETILKRGTIKVGFDTFKPWAMKDKKGDYIGFEIEVAKKLAEDMGVKVEFVPTQWSGIIPALLTGKFDIIIGGMSITPQRNLKVNFSIPYEFSGMSIVASKSKAGDRSTLADFNTPDTKIAVRLGTTAAEAAKNFLPKAEKLYFAEESQTIQELLNNRVHALVASNPLPFNLAKEYAEQLYLPLDEDFTKEPISFAVRKGDHDFLNWLDNWVRVNMSKGWLQNRYDYWFFSKEWENQIQ, encoded by the coding sequence ATGAAATCCATCCGATTAACATTCCTGTTTTTCATTCTCTGCATTTTCGCATTTTCTTTCAGCGTCACCACCGCTCAAGCAAGTGAAAGCAATCAAAGCCAGCTTGAAACCATCCTTAAACGCGGCACCATCAAGGTCGGCTTCGACACATTCAAGCCATGGGCAATGAAAGATAAAAAAGGCGATTATATCGGTTTTGAAATCGAAGTTGCCAAAAAACTGGCCGAGGACATGGGAGTCAAAGTCGAGTTTGTTCCCACACAATGGTCCGGCATCATTCCTGCCCTTCTCACCGGCAAATTCGATATCATCATCGGTGGCATGTCCATCACCCCACAGCGTAATCTCAAGGTTAACTTTTCCATTCCCTACGAATTCTCGGGGATGTCCATCGTTGCCAGCAAATCCAAGGCTGGGGACAGATCAACTCTTGCAGACTTCAATACTCCAGACACCAAGATTGCCGTGCGACTTGGGACAACTGCTGCCGAAGCAGCCAAGAACTTTCTTCCCAAAGCAGAAAAGCTGTACTTTGCCGAAGAATCGCAGACCATCCAGGAACTGCTGAACAATCGTGTTCACGCCCTGGTCGCATCCAACCCTCTGCCCTTCAATCTGGCAAAAGAGTATGCAGAGCAACTGTACCTCCCTCTGGACGAAGACTTCACCAAAGAGCCAATCTCGTTTGCTGTACGCAAAGGTGATCACGACTTCCTGAACTGGTTGGACAATTGGGTCAGAGTCAACATGAGCAAGGGGTGGTTGCAAAATCGTTACGACTATTGGTTCTTTTCCAAAGAATGGGAAAACCAGATTCAGTAA
- a CDS encoding amino acid ABC transporter permease — MSYPHHRKKLKITLLDAAILAALAGAVFYLVFKAATGLNYHWKWEIIPQYILRFDDASGSWEAGLLLQGLYTTLRLSIWGTILALIVGIIFGLFRVSPSLFKRQIATTYIGLIRNTPPLVLIFIFYFFIGDQIMKAINLETFIDGLPTEYKSALSFFIGPINRAPQFFSAVLTLALFEAAYIAEIVRAGVQSVETGQWEASTALGMRRSQCLRYVILPQALQRMLPALAGQFISIIKDSAIVSVISIEELTFQAQQIMTTTYRSFEIWTTVFIMYFVLTFLCSIAIRKLELVLQRN; from the coding sequence TTGTCTTACCCTCACCATCGTAAAAAATTAAAGATTACCCTGCTGGATGCTGCCATACTGGCAGCTCTGGCGGGGGCTGTCTTTTATCTTGTCTTCAAAGCAGCCACCGGCCTGAATTATCACTGGAAATGGGAGATAATCCCTCAGTATATCCTACGGTTTGACGATGCCTCCGGCAGTTGGGAAGCCGGGCTGCTACTACAGGGACTCTACACCACCCTGCGCCTTTCCATTTGGGGCACGATCCTGGCGCTCATTGTGGGGATCATTTTTGGACTATTTCGTGTGAGCCCATCCCTATTCAAGCGTCAGATCGCTACGACATATATCGGCCTGATCAGAAATACGCCCCCATTGGTACTTATCTTCATTTTCTATTTCTTCATTGGCGACCAGATCATGAAGGCCATCAACCTTGAAACTTTCATTGATGGTTTGCCAACTGAATACAAGTCAGCACTATCTTTTTTCATCGGCCCAATTAACCGTGCTCCTCAGTTCTTTTCCGCAGTCCTGACCCTGGCTCTTTTTGAAGCAGCCTATATAGCTGAGATTGTGCGAGCAGGAGTTCAATCCGTTGAAACCGGGCAATGGGAAGCCTCCACAGCTCTTGGGATGCGCCGTAGCCAGTGCCTGCGGTACGTCATCCTTCCTCAAGCCCTTCAGCGCATGCTCCCCGCATTGGCCGGTCAGTTTATATCCATTATCAAGGACTCTGCAATTGTGTCAGTCATCTCCATCGAAGAACTCACTTTCCAGGCACAACAGATAATGACCACAACCTATAGGAGCTTTGAGATATGGACTACGGTATTCATCATGTACTTTGTCCTGACATTTCTCTGCTCAATAGCTATCAGAAAACTTGAACTTGTTTTGCAAAGGAATTAG
- a CDS encoding glutaredoxin family protein, protein MDDVKVYALSTCIHCRNAKKYLDECGIKYSCVHVDELKGEERKEVVKELKDHNPAVSFPTIVIKDTVVVGYHKDKIDKALKKAE, encoded by the coding sequence ATGGACGATGTGAAAGTATACGCTCTTTCCACTTGTATTCATTGCAGAAATGCAAAAAAATATCTTGATGAATGTGGCATAAAATACAGCTGCGTGCATGTCGATGAGCTCAAAGGAGAAGAGCGAAAAGAAGTCGTCAAAGAACTCAAGGACCACAATCCGGCTGTTTCTTTTCCGACTATCGTCATAAAGGACACAGTGGTTGTCGGATACCACAAGGACAAGATCGACAAAGCGCTTAAAAAG